A section of the Leptotrichia sp. HSP-342 genome encodes:
- a CDS encoding GntR family transcriptional regulator: MSKYKEVYNNIKKQIKDRKLKPKDYLKKEADFAKDYSCSVLTVRKALALLESEGYIQKIKGKRSVVLEKGDLKNISLTSIQTFQELNKIKNIDVKANLVSLYIVQGVEELMEKFNVSKTADFYKVVRTYSLDGETVQYATSYFDRKIVTYLNDEIASKSIYEYLENELNLKISYSRREIKFRSATDEERRHINLENIDRVVVIETYAYLSNGNLFQYETITYHPDKFTFTAIAKR, translated from the coding sequence ATGAGTAAATATAAAGAAGTATATAACAATATAAAAAAACAAATTAAAGATAGAAAATTAAAGCCAAAAGATTATTTAAAAAAGGAAGCAGATTTCGCCAAAGACTATTCCTGTTCAGTGCTTACTGTGAGAAAAGCGCTTGCTTTACTGGAATCGGAAGGATATATTCAAAAAATAAAAGGTAAAAGGTCAGTTGTGCTTGAAAAAGGGGATTTAAAAAATATTTCGCTTACTTCAATACAGACATTTCAGGAACTAAATAAGATAAAAAATATAGATGTCAAGGCAAATTTAGTTAGTCTATATATAGTACAAGGTGTCGAGGAACTGATGGAAAAATTTAATGTTTCTAAAACTGCTGATTTTTACAAGGTTGTCCGTACTTATTCCTTGGATGGCGAAACTGTTCAGTATGCCACTTCTTATTTTGATAGAAAAATAGTCACTTATCTGAATGATGAAATAGCCAGCAAGTCTATTTATGAATATCTGGAAAATGAACTAAATTTAAAAATATCGTATTCAAGACGGGAAATAAAGTTCAGAAGTGCAACAGATGAGGAAAGACGGCATATAAATCTTGAAAATATTGACAGAGTTGTAGTTATTGAAACTTACGCTTATTTATCCAATGGAAATCTTTTCCAATACGAAACAATAACTTATCATCCTGATAAATTTACTTTTACTGCAATTGCTAAAAGATAG
- a CDS encoding SDR family oxidoreductase: protein MAVKNKVVIVTGASSGIGRATAKLLGESGAKVVLAARNEDKLQEAVAEIKEKGGEAAYKVTDVSKREEVKALVDFAISEYGKIDVIFNNAGLMPNAPLSELKNSEWDEMIDVNLKGVLNGIEAVLPHFIKQKSGHVISTSSVAGLNTYLGAGVYCATKHGVKALMEVLRKESANEKMNVRTTTLYLGAFRTELATRITNKAIKERIEFLYDTIGADPMIVAEAVKFAIDLPEEVSMNEITLYPTAQL, encoded by the coding sequence ATGGCTGTTAAAAACAAAGTCGTTATTGTTACAGGAGCTTCTTCAGGAATTGGAAGAGCTACTGCGAAATTATTAGGAGAAAGCGGAGCAAAAGTTGTACTTGCTGCAAGAAATGAAGACAAATTACAGGAAGCTGTTGCTGAAATAAAGGAAAAAGGAGGAGAAGCCGCTTACAAAGTGACAGATGTATCAAAAAGAGAGGAAGTAAAAGCATTGGTTGATTTTGCAATTTCTGAATATGGAAAAATAGACGTTATTTTCAATAATGCGGGATTAATGCCAAATGCACCATTGTCAGAACTAAAAAATAGCGAATGGGACGAAATGATTGATGTGAACTTAAAAGGTGTCTTAAATGGCATAGAAGCTGTACTTCCACATTTTATCAAGCAAAAATCTGGACACGTTATCAGCACATCTTCTGTTGCCGGACTGAACACATATCTTGGAGCAGGAGTTTACTGTGCTACAAAACACGGTGTAAAAGCACTAATGGAAGTACTGAGAAAAGAAAGCGCCAACGAAAAAATGAATGTCCGTACAACAACTCTATATCTAGGAGCATTCCGAACTGAACTTGCAACACGTATCACAAATAAAGCAATTAAGGAAAGAATTGAATTTCTTTACGACACAATTGGAGCAGATCCAATGATAGTTGCCGAAGCTGTGAAATTTGCTATTGATTTACCAGAAGAAGTTAGCATGAACGAAATCACGCTTTATCCTACTGCACAGTTATAA
- the fabV gene encoding enoyl-ACP reductase FabV, which yields MVIKPRLKGGLALTNHPIGAKEFVKRQIDYVKSQDKYEGPKKVLIIGSSSGYGLATRISLAFGAGAETIGVAFEKGVEGKRVGSAGWWNTIAFNEAAEKEGLVSKNFIGDAFSMEMKDDVIKFIKEEFGGKIDLLIYSLASAVRTDPIDGVTYRSALKSTTKDITGPTINFEKEVMEETTMGVATPDEIKSTVKVMGGEDWKLWIEALDKGGVLSEGFKTVAYSYLGPKVTYGIYKEGTIGAAKRDLEHTSDVLNDFLKEKYNGEAYVSLSKALMTKASAVIPIFPLYAALLYKVMKEKGIHEGTIEQKHRLLTQMVYGNNPVIDEERRLRPDNWEMREDVQAEVEALWDKVTPDNFKEISDYAGAREEFMQLNGFDFDNVDYDADVDLDELAKLKP from the coding sequence ATGGTTATAAAACCTAGATTAAAAGGTGGTTTAGCACTTACAAACCATCCCATTGGAGCAAAAGAATTTGTAAAAAGGCAAATTGACTATGTAAAATCACAAGATAAATATGAAGGTCCAAAAAAAGTTCTAATTATCGGTTCTTCATCTGGATACGGACTTGCCACAAGAATCTCCCTTGCCTTCGGTGCCGGAGCTGAAACTATTGGAGTAGCATTTGAAAAAGGGGTAGAAGGGAAAAGAGTAGGTTCTGCTGGTTGGTGGAATACAATTGCCTTTAACGAAGCTGCTGAAAAAGAAGGTTTAGTTTCTAAAAACTTTATTGGTGATGCTTTCTCAATGGAAATGAAAGATGATGTAATAAAGTTCATTAAAGAAGAATTTGGTGGAAAAATCGACTTGTTAATTTATAGCTTAGCAAGTGCAGTTAGAACTGATCCAATTGACGGCGTAACTTACCGTTCAGCATTAAAATCTACAACAAAGGACATTACAGGTCCGACTATCAACTTTGAAAAAGAAGTTATGGAAGAAACAACAATGGGTGTCGCAACTCCAGATGAAATCAAAAGCACTGTAAAAGTTATGGGTGGAGAAGACTGGAAATTATGGATTGAAGCGCTTGATAAAGGTGGCGTTCTTTCTGAAGGCTTTAAAACAGTAGCTTACTCATATTTAGGCCCAAAAGTAACTTATGGAATCTATAAAGAAGGTACAATTGGAGCTGCAAAAAGAGATTTGGAACATACTTCTGATGTTTTAAATGACTTTTTAAAAGAAAAATACAATGGAGAAGCATACGTTTCATTAAGTAAAGCGTTAATGACAAAAGCAAGTGCGGTTATCCCTATTTTCCCATTATATGCAGCATTACTTTACAAAGTAATGAAGGAAAAAGGTATCCACGAAGGAACAATCGAACAAAAACACAGACTTTTGACTCAAATGGTTTATGGAAACAATCCTGTTATTGACGAAGAAAGAAGATTACGTCCAGATAACTGGGAAATGCGTGAAGATGTTCAAGCTGAAGTAGAAGCTCTTTGGGACAAAGTTACTCCAGATAACTTTAAGGAAATAAGCGATTATGCTGGAGCAAGAGAGGAATTCATGCAATTAAATGGATTTGACTTTGATAATGTGGATTATGACGCTGATGTTGATTTAGATGAATTAGCTAAATTAAAACCTTAA
- a CDS encoding magnesium transporter CorA family protein produces MIKRIDTKSGKIISYVYNLKDEDYKILSERLEIDEEKIKNVIDEEIFTPRISKSDWEIYKLYYPAVKKSTKDKEFTSYEINPIVIFFKEDKIVILDDDYYNDFYQFVEEYAKLRDEVLEENRFFLNMLHKISQSLYKYVRILIGEHDKIETVLREQQSNEKLISLAEVEQGFYVYNIALRNLDYVVENLKEDEQFEQYEEYMTRILQEINFTLDLSSSYCEICKTTRETYSSYIGNNMNITMKFLAAVTILVTVPNMIFGFYGMNVKLPLQDMGFWALVIIFIIMMLLMLVLWRYMKKKVL; encoded by the coding sequence ATGATAAAAAGAATAGATACGAAAAGTGGTAAAATAATTTCTTATGTGTATAATTTGAAAGATGAAGATTATAAAATTTTATCAGAAAGATTGGAAATTGATGAAGAGAAGATAAAGAATGTTATTGACGAGGAAATTTTTACTCCAAGAATTTCAAAATCAGACTGGGAAATTTATAAACTGTATTACCCAGCTGTAAAAAAATCTACAAAAGATAAAGAATTTACATCATATGAGATTAATCCAATTGTAATTTTTTTTAAAGAAGATAAAATTGTTATTTTAGATGACGATTATTACAACGATTTTTATCAATTTGTTGAAGAGTATGCAAAATTAAGAGATGAAGTTCTTGAAGAAAATCGTTTTTTTCTAAATATGCTTCATAAAATTTCTCAAAGTCTTTATAAATATGTGAGAATTTTGATTGGAGAGCATGATAAGATAGAAACTGTTTTGAGGGAGCAGCAAAGTAATGAAAAGTTAATTTCTCTTGCGGAAGTAGAACAAGGATTTTATGTTTATAATATTGCATTGAGAAATTTGGACTATGTTGTTGAGAATTTGAAAGAAGATGAGCAGTTTGAACAATATGAAGAATATATGACAAGAATTTTACAGGAGATAAATTTTACGCTAGACTTATCATCTTCATACTGTGAAATCTGTAAAACTACAAGAGAAACATATTCATCATATATTGGAAATAATATGAATATAACAATGAAGTTTTTAGCTGCAGTAACAATATTGGTTACAGTTCCAAATATGATTTTTGGATTTTATGGAATGAATGTGAAGTTACCGCTTCAAGATATGGGATTTTGGGCATTAGTAATAATTTTTATAATAATGATGTTGTTAATGCTAGTTTTGTGGAGATATATGAAAAAGAAAGTTTTATAG